The Solibacillus sp. FSL W7-1464 genome contains a region encoding:
- a CDS encoding YkvI family membrane protein yields MKKSIQIAGAFVSLVVGAGFASGQEIMQYFTSFGLMSVFGCIVATIIFTMLGMTLAQIGSDLQTTSHKEGIHFIGGRFFGTVLDQLISFVLFGVAVVMLAGAGSTFNQMYSVNASVGSLLMALLVVVTLMLNVESIIKMLAALMPYLLGIIFILLIYSLFTMNYPISELNAIAKSQPSATPHWFSGAVIYVSYNIAGGAAMLIVMGGTATDRKVARRGGALGGIILGLLILLINIALFVKMDIVAGVEMPTLELAKQIHPAVGIIMSFVLLAMIYSTAVGTLYILAVRIVKPDRFAFKVTVNLLCIVGFAISLVGFTTLISRLYVVMGYLGIGLILCILISALFKSSNRKVS; encoded by the coding sequence TTGAAAAAGAGTATTCAAATTGCAGGGGCGTTTGTCAGTTTAGTTGTCGGTGCAGGTTTTGCTTCAGGCCAGGAGATTATGCAGTACTTTACTAGTTTTGGGTTAATGAGTGTGTTTGGATGTATTGTAGCAACGATTATTTTTACGATGTTGGGGATGACACTTGCACAGATTGGTTCGGATTTGCAGACAACTTCCCATAAGGAAGGGATTCATTTTATTGGTGGACGCTTTTTTGGTACGGTACTGGATCAGCTGATTTCCTTTGTGCTGTTCGGGGTTGCGGTTGTTATGCTGGCTGGGGCAGGCTCTACATTCAATCAAATGTACAGTGTTAATGCATCGGTGGGCAGCTTGTTAATGGCGCTGCTCGTTGTAGTAACACTGATGCTTAATGTGGAAAGTATCATTAAAATGCTGGCGGCGCTCATGCCTTATTTACTTGGTATCATTTTTATCCTTTTAATTTATTCATTGTTTACGATGAATTATCCAATAAGTGAACTGAATGCAATCGCAAAAAGTCAGCCTTCTGCAACCCCGCACTGGTTTTCTGGTGCTGTCATATATGTTTCGTACAATATTGCGGGAGGTGCGGCAATGCTTATTGTAATGGGGGGCACGGCTACAGATAGAAAGGTTGCAAGAAGAGGCGGTGCTTTAGGAGGCATTATTCTAGGTTTGCTTATATTGCTCATTAATATTGCCCTATTTGTCAAAATGGATATTGTGGCAGGTGTGGAGATGCCGACACTGGAACTGGCAAAACAAATTCATCCTGCTGTAGGAATCATTATGTCCTTCGTGCTGCTGGCAATGATTTACAGTACCGCTGTAGGAACTCTTTATATACTGGCTGTACGAATCGTAAAACCGGATCGTTTTGCATTTAAGGTCACGGTCAATCTGTTATGTATCGTTGGTTTTGCGATTAGTTTAGTCGGCTTTACAACATTGATTAGTAGGTTGTATGTCGTAATGGGATATTTAGGTATAGGGCTAATACTTTGTATTTTAATTTCAGCATTATTTAAATCGAGTAATCGGAAGGTAAGTTGA
- a CDS encoding precorrin-2 dehydrogenase/sirohydrochlorin ferrochelatase family protein: MFPMMVNIRDKKVAVIGGGKIAAKRIKSLLRFQPDITVVSPVLNERLQALVDDGGIKYIERSFQTSDVQGALFVIAATDDAAVNQLVKESCHPHQLLNIVDDPANSSFHFPAMYEKNEITIAVTTSGISPMLAKNLRDDFAAIVDGIDPEYLSFLKEVRQLVKGGQFSKEQKRTLLKECLDEYYQSNSIQRTIFIEKLLELPYYPEIR, encoded by the coding sequence ATGTTTCCGATGATGGTCAATATACGGGATAAAAAAGTGGCTGTAATAGGAGGCGGAAAAATTGCGGCTAAGCGGATCAAGTCGTTATTACGCTTCCAACCGGATATTACAGTCGTAAGTCCAGTGCTTAACGAACGTTTGCAGGCCCTTGTAGATGATGGTGGAATCAAGTATATTGAAAGATCTTTTCAAACTAGTGATGTGCAAGGCGCACTTTTTGTCATCGCCGCTACAGATGATGCAGCGGTAAATCAACTGGTTAAAGAAAGCTGCCACCCGCACCAGCTCCTTAATATTGTCGATGATCCGGCAAATAGTTCGTTTCATTTTCCGGCAATGTACGAGAAAAATGAAATTACGATTGCGGTGACAACGAGTGGTATTAGTCCGATGCTCGCCAAAAATCTGCGGGACGACTTCGCAGCCATTGTTGACGGGATTGACCCGGAATACTTATCATTTTTAAAGGAAGTCCGGCAACTGGTGAAAGGTGGTCAATTTTCAAAAGAACAAAAGCGTACTCTGTTAAAGGAATGCTTGGACGAATATTATCAATCCAATTCTATTCAACGAACAATTTTTATAGAAAAGTTATTAGAATTACCTTATTATCCTGAAATAAGATAA
- a CDS encoding SIMPL domain-containing protein, translated as MHHPQMMFQPVPITREMTVTGNGEIVAQPDYAQVQIEVRTQGENVSTIQRENAVIMNRVLDSLMALKIPKESIQTAAYNIFPTYDFIDGKQVLRGYEVQNAIAVKIADIGQVGTVIDTAIQNGANHVSAIEFKIADTDVYYRQALQFALIDAVGKATAMAKTMRVTLHTVPVEIIEEQTIAPIPYKAMQLSSRQVVTPIEPGTMTVSASVRVKFSY; from the coding sequence TTGCATCACCCACAAATGATGTTTCAACCAGTCCCTATCACACGGGAAATGACCGTTACAGGGAATGGTGAAATTGTTGCTCAGCCTGATTATGCGCAAGTACAAATCGAAGTTCGGACGCAAGGAGAAAATGTCAGTACGATTCAGCGGGAAAATGCGGTCATTATGAATCGTGTACTGGACTCACTAATGGCTTTAAAGATTCCAAAAGAATCGATTCAGACAGCTGCTTACAATATCTTTCCAACCTATGATTTCATAGATGGAAAACAGGTGCTAAGGGGCTACGAAGTACAGAACGCCATAGCAGTGAAAATAGCCGATATTGGTCAAGTAGGGACGGTAATTGATACGGCAATTCAAAATGGAGCAAACCATGTATCCGCTATCGAGTTTAAAATAGCGGATACAGATGTTTACTACCGGCAGGCCCTTCAGTTTGCACTGATCGATGCCGTAGGGAAAGCAACAGCTATGGCTAAAACGATGCGCGTCACATTACACACAGTGCCGGTGGAAATAATCGAAGAGCAAACGATTGCTCCGATTCCGTACAAGGCGATGCAGTTAAGCAGCCGACAGGTAGTGACGCCGATAGAACCTGGAACAATGACAGTAAGCGCATCTGTTCGTGTAAAGTTTAGTTATTAG
- a CDS encoding LysM peptidoglycan-binding domain-containing protein, protein MWAIAQAYGTTVQSIVEANQIPEPARLVIGQALVVPLKGQYYIVQPGDSLWSIGQRFQVNYTTLAQANGLSPDALLMIGTSLYIPEASKRSAEILAYVEPRGNEINEMLLDQVREANPYLTYLAVFSYEVSRDGSLKAPTINPLPEIAEQEKTSIAMAITNLEDYQFSAELARDIFQSVAVQNLLLDNIIAEAKRIGNISDIHFDFERISRDQREAYNNFLRRAVERLHAEGYTVSTALAPKTRADQPGEWFMGHDYKAHGEIVDFVMLMTYEWGYSAGPPMAVSPLPQVEQVVQYALTEIPASKILLGQNLYGYDWTLPFVQGGDYAEAISPQRAIEVAKRYNAAIQFDYTAQAPYFNYYDEQGRSHIVWFEDARSIQAKFDLVKRLNLRGVGYWKLGLPFPQNWQLIGANFNVVKK, encoded by the coding sequence TTGTGGGCCATCGCACAGGCTTATGGAACAACGGTGCAAAGTATAGTGGAAGCCAACCAAATTCCGGAGCCGGCTCGGTTAGTGATCGGGCAAGCATTGGTCGTTCCACTGAAAGGGCAATATTATATTGTACAGCCGGGGGATAGTTTATGGTCTATTGGTCAACGTTTTCAAGTAAATTATACAACGCTCGCGCAAGCAAATGGGTTGAGTCCGGATGCATTGCTGATGATTGGCACCTCATTGTATATACCGGAAGCATCCAAAAGATCCGCAGAAATTTTGGCATATGTAGAACCAAGAGGAAATGAAATAAACGAAATGCTGCTGGATCAGGTTCGCGAGGCAAATCCTTACTTAACGTACTTAGCTGTATTCAGTTATGAGGTGAGCCGGGATGGTTCATTAAAAGCACCGACCATTAATCCTTTACCGGAGATTGCTGAACAAGAGAAAACAAGTATAGCAATGGCGATTACTAATCTCGAAGATTATCAGTTTAGCGCTGAACTTGCACGGGATATTTTCCAAAGTGTCGCGGTCCAAAATTTACTGCTGGACAATATCATAGCAGAAGCAAAACGTATCGGGAATATCTCGGATATCCATTTTGATTTTGAACGTATATCACGTGACCAGCGGGAAGCTTATAATAATTTTCTTCGAAGAGCTGTCGAGCGTTTGCATGCGGAAGGTTATACGGTTTCTACCGCATTGGCTCCCAAAACGAGAGCTGATCAGCCAGGGGAATGGTTTATGGGGCATGACTATAAGGCACATGGCGAAATAGTGGATTTTGTTATGCTCATGACATATGAATGGGGATATTCTGCGGGACCTCCAATGGCCGTTTCTCCGCTGCCGCAAGTCGAGCAAGTAGTACAATATGCTTTAACAGAAATTCCTGCAAGTAAAATTTTACTGGGGCAAAATTTATATGGCTATGATTGGACATTACCGTTTGTCCAAGGAGGCGATTATGCAGAAGCAATAAGCCCTCAACGTGCAATTGAAGTGGCAAAACGCTACAATGCGGCTATCCAATTTGACTATACTGCACAGGCCCCATACTTTAATTACTATGATGAGCAGGGCCGTTCACATATTGTCTGGTTTGAGGACGCACGTTCCATCCAGGCAAAGTTTGATTTAGTAAAGCGCTTGAATTTGCGCGGTGTCGGCTATTGGAAATTAGGATTGCCATTCCCGCAAAACTGGCAACTCATCGGAGCTAATTTTAATGTGGTGAAAAAATAG
- a CDS encoding ABC transporter ATPase, translated as MLKKLSEQDFSVLRGPLESGRQSPNSLTSVLVLGIFLQALCFYLTYNIAGKYTIYPKYENIKTIHMWFTGIIILLSLLFAIPFVFKKMEKLQYFLSIIMTQNFSVFFFLSPLFLLGEQDGATVESLLNLTWITLSIAGVLFIATWIRFYLLLKKGHYRAGSRSEEMRGKFETKSYIPIVIIGSTALVFLIQFVVKFGSSDLYETITLVFLPFGIFYTLIFVLPEQLVILYCKIRFKSFNFDINGYLNTESAVKNNRKVKQS; from the coding sequence ATGCTAAAAAAACTATCCGAACAAGATTTCTCAGTATTACGGGGACCGCTGGAGTCTGGTAGACAAAGTCCGAATTCATTGACATCGGTGCTTGTTTTAGGCATTTTCCTGCAAGCACTGTGTTTCTATCTGACTTATAATATTGCAGGTAAATACACAATCTATCCAAAATACGAAAACATTAAAACAATTCATATGTGGTTTACAGGGATCATTATTTTATTGTCTCTTCTATTCGCTATTCCTTTCGTTTTTAAAAAGATGGAGAAGCTTCAGTACTTCCTGTCGATTATCATGACACAAAATTTTTCCGTATTTTTCTTCCTGTCCCCGTTATTTCTTTTAGGGGAACAGGACGGTGCAACAGTTGAATCTCTACTAAATTTAACTTGGATTACACTTTCCATTGCAGGCGTATTGTTTATAGCTACATGGATCCGCTTTTATTTACTTCTTAAAAAAGGGCATTACCGAGCAGGGTCAAGGAGCGAAGAAATGCGTGGTAAATTTGAAACGAAATCCTATATTCCGATTGTAATCATCGGCAGTACGGCCCTTGTTTTTCTTATTCAATTTGTTGTGAAATTCGGTTCGTCCGATTTATATGAAACAATCACGCTCGTCTTTTTGCCTTTTGGCATATTTTATACACTCATCTTTGTATTGCCGGAGCAGCTTGTCATACTGTATTGCAAAATAAGATTTAAAAGCTTCAATTTTGATATAAACGGTTATCTGAACACGGAAAGTGCAGTCAAAAATAATAGAAAAGTAAAACAAAGTTAG
- the cysI gene encoding assimilatory sulfite reductase (NADPH) hemoprotein subunit, which yields MSQKIVLPPQPGKPNDVERIKDESNYLRGTLEKTMQYPISSGIPDDDNRLMKFHGSYLQDDRDLRTERERQKLEPAYQFMARVRTPGGAATPEQWLVMDEMAEKYGNGSLKLTTRQAFQVHGILKWNVKKYMSEIHEALLDCIAACGDVNRNVMCNVNPNQSAFHEEVYNWSARLSEHLLPRTRAYHELWLDGEKVYDGTQETEIEPIYGALYLPRKFKIGIAVPPSNDIDVFSQDIGFIAIIENDELLGFNVAVGGGMGMTHGDKETYPQLGRLIGYIPKERLLETAEKILTIQRDYGNRAERKKARFKYTVDTKGLDFIKQELHHRLGWELEVVRPYTFNRTGDEYGWIKGKNGKWHFTLFIQNGRIKDFEDYQLKTGLREIAKVHTGVFRLTPNQNLLIADVTPQKKTVIDKLLNTYNITDGAHYSALRRNSIACVSLPTCGLAMAEAERYLPSLITKIDEILADNGLRETEIGIRMSGCPNGCSRAAMGEIGFIGKGPGKYNLYLGGDFKGQRLNKIYKENIGEEEILSILAPIFSEYAKERIEGEHFGDFTIRKGYVDAVTDGRQFHVLSEVRS from the coding sequence ATGAGTCAGAAAATCGTACTTCCCCCACAGCCGGGTAAACCGAATGATGTCGAGCGTATTAAAGACGAAAGTAATTATTTGCGTGGGACTTTAGAGAAAACAATGCAGTATCCAATCAGTTCGGGAATTCCGGATGATGATAATCGTCTCATGAAATTTCATGGGAGCTATTTGCAGGATGATCGTGATCTGCGTACAGAACGTGAACGGCAAAAGCTGGAGCCAGCCTACCAATTTATGGCTCGTGTCCGAACACCAGGAGGCGCGGCAACACCGGAACAGTGGCTTGTAATGGATGAGATGGCCGAAAAGTACGGGAATGGGTCGCTGAAGTTAACGACTCGTCAGGCATTCCAGGTGCATGGCATTTTAAAATGGAATGTCAAAAAGTATATGTCGGAAATCCATGAAGCACTTCTTGACTGTATCGCAGCATGCGGTGACGTAAACCGGAATGTGATGTGTAATGTTAACCCGAATCAATCGGCATTTCATGAAGAAGTTTATAATTGGTCCGCAAGGTTAAGTGAGCATTTACTGCCACGTACTCGTGCATACCATGAACTATGGCTCGATGGGGAAAAAGTTTACGATGGAACACAGGAAACAGAAATAGAGCCGATTTACGGTGCCCTGTATTTACCACGTAAATTTAAAATCGGTATTGCTGTTCCACCGAGCAATGATATTGACGTATTTTCACAGGATATTGGTTTTATTGCCATTATCGAAAATGACGAGCTGCTGGGCTTCAATGTCGCGGTAGGCGGAGGGATGGGTATGACACATGGTGATAAAGAAACATACCCGCAATTAGGACGTTTAATCGGTTATATCCCAAAAGAACGTCTGCTTGAAACAGCCGAAAAAATTTTAACAATCCAGCGCGACTACGGAAATCGGGCGGAACGTAAAAAAGCCCGCTTTAAATATACGGTGGATACAAAAGGTTTGGATTTTATTAAACAAGAACTGCATCACCGTTTAGGGTGGGAGCTAGAAGTAGTAAGACCATACACATTCAATCGTACAGGAGATGAGTACGGCTGGATAAAAGGCAAAAATGGAAAGTGGCATTTTACATTGTTTATCCAAAACGGGCGTATTAAAGATTTTGAGGATTATCAGTTAAAAACAGGCTTGCGTGAAATTGCGAAAGTGCATACAGGGGTTTTCCGATTAACACCAAACCAGAATCTTTTAATCGCTGATGTAACCCCACAGAAAAAGACAGTCATTGATAAGTTGTTAAATACCTACAACATTACGGACGGTGCACATTACTCAGCACTGCGCCGCAATTCAATTGCATGTGTCTCTTTACCGACATGCGGCTTGGCAATGGCAGAGGCGGAGCGCTATTTGCCTTCATTGATTACAAAAATTGATGAGATATTGGCGGATAACGGACTGCGTGAAACCGAGATCGGAATCCGCATGTCAGGATGTCCGAACGGCTGTTCACGGGCAGCAATGGGCGAAATCGGCTTTATCGGAAAAGGACCGGGAAAATATAATTTGTACTTGGGCGGCGACTTTAAAGGGCAGCGCCTAAACAAAATCTACAAAGAAAATATCGGTGAAGAAGAAATTTTAAGTATCCTTGCACCAATTTTTTCTGAGTATGCAAAAGAACGTATCGAAGGCGAACATTTCGGTGATTTCACGATTCGTAAAGGTTATGTAGATGCAGTAACGGATGGCCGACAATTCCATGTACTAAGCGAAGTGCGAAGCTGA
- a CDS encoding YpzG family protein, translating into MDKKGFTDPKSKKIHHNWTSDKHQKSQIKGETEVTLNNQILRINAKARQF; encoded by the coding sequence ATGGATAAGAAGGGTTTCACAGATCCAAAATCTAAGAAGATCCACCATAACTGGACGAGCGATAAGCATCAAAAATCTCAAATCAAAGGGGAAACAGAGGTAACTTTGAACAACCAGATTTTGAGAATTAATGCGAAAGCGAGACAGTTCTAA
- a CDS encoding sensor domain-containing diguanylate cyclase — translation MVLPMQELKMYQNFNKLASDVLELAKEIMPDKLIYLSSFTENEQVILKLSNEDSHILLAEGMAITLNQTACNQIDFEKNQPLIFEDISKETDFEELKKISEKININSYLGIPISLENGEKFGTLCVVHHHAAHFDTKSIRLLQKVAKMFSYYLMLEKLAYKDSLTGLYNRQFLFAFFKEYSELGGTLFFLDLDGFKKINDLHGHDAGDQILKRVSSRIEKFIKDQENVFAARLGGDEFIINLPYISSREEIAKQAEILLEYLNTWDNEYQLSASLGIVQYAAENTSSLKTLLKQADKALYQAKMAGKNTYKFF, via the coding sequence ATGGTGTTACCAATGCAGGAATTAAAGATGTATCAAAATTTTAATAAACTCGCCAGTGATGTATTAGAACTAGCTAAAGAAATTATGCCCGACAAACTGATTTATTTAAGTTCATTTACGGAAAATGAGCAAGTTATTCTTAAACTTTCAAATGAAGATTCACATATTTTATTGGCTGAAGGAATGGCAATAACACTTAATCAAACGGCATGTAATCAAATTGATTTCGAAAAAAATCAACCGTTAATATTCGAGGATATAAGTAAAGAAACGGATTTTGAAGAGCTGAAAAAAATAAGCGAAAAAATTAATATTAACTCCTATCTGGGTATCCCGATTTCCCTGGAAAATGGCGAAAAATTTGGCACATTGTGTGTTGTACATCATCATGCTGCTCACTTTGATACAAAAAGCATCAGGTTACTTCAAAAAGTAGCGAAGATGTTTTCATATTATTTAATGCTGGAAAAACTGGCCTATAAAGATTCTTTGACGGGACTATACAACAGGCAATTCCTTTTCGCATTTTTCAAGGAATATTCAGAATTAGGAGGGACTTTATTCTTTCTTGATTTGGATGGGTTTAAAAAGATAAATGATCTGCATGGTCATGACGCAGGGGATCAAATTCTAAAAAGAGTATCATCAAGAATTGAAAAATTTATTAAAGATCAGGAAAATGTATTTGCAGCGAGGTTGGGGGGAGATGAGTTTATTATAAATTTACCATATATCTCTTCTAGGGAAGAAATTGCCAAGCAGGCTGAAATACTTCTTGAGTATCTCAATACATGGGATAACGAATACCAACTTTCCGCAAGTCTTGGCATAGTCCAGTATGCGGCAGAAAATACTTCCAGTCTGAAAACACTCCTAAAACAAGCGGACAAAGCTTTATATCAGGCAAAAATGGCGGGTAAGAATACTTATAAATTTTTTTGA
- a CDS encoding cell wall hydrolase — protein sequence MPRVKYRDADIDLIARMMRAEAEGEGKQGMLYVGNVIVNRAIATCLDFNDVRTIEQVIFQVQGNNYSFEAVQKGNMFYQRARETERRLAKQVLDYWRQHPAKYALWYFNPYGPCPPTWYDQPFTGQFKQHCFYEPIGGTCDSVYQG from the coding sequence ATGCCAAGAGTAAAATACCGGGATGCCGACATTGATTTAATCGCTCGAATGATGCGGGCCGAGGCGGAAGGCGAAGGAAAACAGGGGATGCTGTACGTGGGAAATGTAATTGTAAACCGAGCTATCGCCACATGCCTGGATTTTAATGATGTGAGAACGATTGAGCAGGTTATTTTCCAGGTACAGGGGAATAACTATTCTTTTGAGGCGGTTCAAAAAGGGAATATGTTTTATCAAAGGGCCAGAGAGACAGAAAGAAGATTAGCTAAACAGGTGCTGGACTATTGGAGACAACATCCAGCGAAATATGCACTTTGGTATTTCAACCCATATGGTCCTTGTCCTCCAACATGGTACGATCAGCCTTTTACAGGTCAATTTAAACAGCATTGCTTTTATGAACCGATAGGCGGTACATGTGACAGTGTTTATCAGGGCTAA
- a CDS encoding M14 family metallopeptidase, translating into MEIFVRPGDSFWYYSQVFNVPFQLILDSNRNLNAQALMPNQPVQIPGYVTSPYTVQRGDTIWSIAQRINMPMEALFLLNPVLSPYVLQVGLRLLLPVRVTWRVVNGEQDYDYRTMVQDIRSLQAIYPFIVNDPIGNSVLDKEIPGLTMGNGQKRVHFNASFHANEWITTPVVMTFLNDYLLSLTNNGAIRGLYTLPLYNQTNLNIVPMVNPDGVDLVLNGPPEDESIRNKLIGWNGGSTDFSAWKANINGVDLNDQFPAEWERERERNPQTPGPRDYGGESPLSEPESIAMAGLTVERDFARVLAFHTQGQVIYWGFMGLEPPETEQLVNVFARVSGYKPVQTIESYAGYKDWFIQDWRRPGFTVELGLGTNPLPISQFGEIYEEALGIFLSALYM; encoded by the coding sequence GTGGAAATTTTCGTAAGGCCGGGTGATTCCTTTTGGTATTACAGCCAGGTTTTTAATGTTCCTTTTCAGCTGATACTTGACTCAAACCGGAATTTGAATGCACAGGCACTAATGCCCAACCAACCCGTTCAGATTCCCGGTTATGTGACAAGTCCATATACGGTTCAACGTGGAGATACGATTTGGTCGATAGCACAAAGAATTAATATGCCGATGGAGGCGCTTTTTCTGCTCAATCCTGTACTCAGTCCATACGTACTTCAAGTCGGTCTACGGCTGCTGTTGCCTGTCCGTGTAACATGGAGAGTTGTGAATGGTGAACAGGATTATGATTACAGGACGATGGTGCAGGATATTCGGTCATTGCAGGCAATCTATCCGTTTATCGTTAATGACCCGATCGGCAATTCTGTATTAGATAAAGAAATTCCGGGGCTCACGATGGGGAACGGGCAGAAACGTGTGCATTTTAATGCTTCTTTTCATGCCAATGAGTGGATTACGACACCGGTTGTCATGACGTTTCTTAATGACTATCTCCTGTCGCTTACGAACAATGGTGCAATACGAGGGCTTTATACATTGCCATTGTACAATCAAACCAATTTAAATATTGTACCTATGGTAAATCCGGACGGAGTGGATTTAGTGCTGAATGGACCTCCGGAGGATGAAAGTATCCGCAACAAGCTTATCGGGTGGAATGGCGGCAGTACAGATTTCTCAGCGTGGAAAGCGAATATTAATGGGGTTGATCTGAACGACCAGTTCCCCGCTGAATGGGAACGGGAAAGAGAAAGAAATCCGCAAACGCCTGGGCCGCGGGACTATGGTGGGGAAAGTCCGCTATCCGAACCGGAATCCATCGCAATGGCCGGACTGACAGTTGAACGGGATTTTGCGCGCGTCTTGGCTTTCCATACACAAGGGCAAGTTATTTATTGGGGATTCATGGGATTGGAACCTCCTGAAACAGAACAGCTTGTCAATGTATTTGCAAGGGTAAGCGGATATAAGCCGGTGCAGACAATTGAAAGCTATGCGGGGTATAAAGACTGGTTTATTCAGGATTGGCGCCGCCCAGGTTTTACAGTCGAACTGGGACTAGGAACGAACCCATTGCCAATCAGCCAGTTTGGTGAAATTTACGAAGAAGCTTTAGGAATTTTTTTAAGTGCACTTTATATGTAA